In the genome of Vicia villosa cultivar HV-30 ecotype Madison, WI linkage group LG7, Vvil1.0, whole genome shotgun sequence, one region contains:
- the LOC131616590 gene encoding protein ABIL1-like, with protein sequence MELEHPTTTFHNNSAMTFDEVSMERSKSFVNSLQELKNLRPQLYSAAEYCEKSYLHSEQKQMVLDNLKDYAVRALVNAVDHLGTVAYKLTDLLEQHTLDISTMDLKVSTINQKLLTCQVYTEKEGLRQQQLLAFIPRHHKHYILPNSVNKKVHFSPHIQIDAKQNSFQTRTRFQSSGNPPAKTLSWHLASETKSTLKGTPHASPNIENPKFSAKASGFFHLLDNEESTWTKSSPAQVHLPNGVPTSTIHAQNFGGTRRDALDGSKPMTGFRSFDNANRRESAQTPPRSRSVLSAFFVKQKAPKLKTSSFS encoded by the exons ATGGAGTTAGAGCACCCAACGACGACGTTTCACAACAACTCCGCTATGACCTTCGATGAAGTTTCCATGGAACGCAGCAAGAGCTTCGTTAACTCCTTGCAG GAACTTAAAAACCTGAGGCCTCAACTTTATTCTGCTGCAGAATACTGTGAAAAATCTTATCTCCATAGCGAGCAGAAACAAAT GGTACTTGACAACCTAAAAGATTACGCTGTAAGAGCCCTTGTGAATGCTGTTGATCATCTTGGAACTGTTGCATACAAATTAACTGACCTTCTCGAGCAGCACACATTGGATATCTCAACTATGGATTTGAAGGTCTCTACGATAAATCAG AAACTTCTTACGTGCCAAGTTTATACGGAAAAAGAAGGTCTTCGGCAGCAGCAATTGTTGGCTTTCATTCCCAGACATCATAAGCACTATATTTTGCCAA ACTCTGTAAATAAAAAGGTGCATTTCAGTCCGCACATACAAATTGATGCAAAACAGAATTCATTTCAAACCAGAACTCGTTTTCAATCTTCAG GTAACCCTCCAGCAAAAACTCTTTCATGGCATTTAGCATCAGAGACTAAGTCTACATTGAAAGGGACTCCGCATGCTTCCCCAAA CATCGAGAACCCTAAATTTTCTGCCAAGGCCTCTGGATTTTTCCACCTGTTAG ACAATGAAGAGAGCACCTGGACGAAGTCCTCACCAGCACAAGTTCACTTACCAAATGGAGTTCCTACTTCTACTATACATGCCCAAAATTTTGGTGGCACACGCAGG GATGCTTTGGATGGTTCCAAACCAATGACAGGGTTCAGGTCATTCGACAATGCAAATCGCCGCGAGTCTGCCCAAACTCCTCCTCGCAGCAGAAGTGTGCTATCAGCTTTCTTTGTCAAACAGAAAGCACCAAAATTGAAGACTAGTTCTTTCTCATGA